TTTTTTAACACGGATCTTACTGCCAGCCACATCCTGACCATTAAGTTTCTTCATCGCTACTTTGGCATCCCCAGGCTTTGGCATCTCAACAAAACCAAAGCCTTTTGAGTTGCCGGTTTCTTTATCAGTAACCAGGGTGCAGGATTGTACGGCCCCGTAGCTACTAAACATTTCAAGAAGTTCCGCTTCTGTGGTAGAGCGGCTAAGGTTTCGGACAAGCAATTTCATGGGATCACCTTGTGGTTTAAAAGTCTGGAAGGGTTAGAACAGTGTCAAGCTTAAGGATACCATTATCTTAGTCCTGCGGCGCCAGAAATCTCCATAAAAATCTTTCTTTTTGCCTCACAGACATCTTTCTGAATGAGTCTTGAAGGATAGTTTCTACAAATTTCCGGCCTGGCATCGTATACGCTACAAGAAAAAACGCCATTCCCTTCAACCAGAAAGCAGCATTCTCCATTTTTTTTAAATTGCAAAAAGTACTCTTCTACTGATCTACCTTTTTTATTTGTAAACAGATCAGGGTCTTTCCCCGTCTCTTTTT
This portion of the Desulfobulbaceae bacterium genome encodes:
- a CDS encoding RNA-binding protein; translation: MKLLVRNLSRSTTEAELLEMFSSYGAVQSCTLVTDKETGNSKGFGFVEMPKPGDAKVAMKKLNGQDVAGSKIRVKKAE
- a CDS encoding YkgJ family cysteine cluster protein — protein: MSDTCKKCAECCKHYPLVDLSENEIRSLEKETGKDPDLFTNKKGRSVEEYFLQFKKNGECCFLVEGNGVFSCSVYDARPEICRNYPSRLIQKDVCEAKRKIFMEISGAAGLR